The DNA window TTCATAGCGACGCAACAACTTGTTACCAACACAGTGCCTGAGCTCAGTTGTCTTGTATTAAACCAACTCTCTGAAAACAACTAATGGAGAACGTGAAAAACTGTAAAAGTAATGAGATACTGTTGTGGTTCTCAGACAGTTTGTTAGTTGAATTTAAGCCAGATCATGTTTAAGCTATTATGCTGATAGGGCACTTTGGAAAATGTAAAGGAGAGCATTACAAAGTATGCAAAGCTAGACTCAACCTGCCAAGATATATCACATTTTAACTGGTTTTATGTCATAAAGTTTGTGAGAATTATCTTCTTTAGTTACAAATGATGCCTCACGATAGTGTAGTGAAATTGCTATCTATCTTTCAAGTGCTTTAGTTACTCAGGTCCATGTAGATAATGGTGATAGACAGCATTCCTCTCTCACATGACTCCTCCTATGGAGGTTTCTATTCAAACTGGGTGTTCCTCCCAAAGCGACATTCAGCGACAGTGTTTCAAAGCAATTTTGTCGGAGGAGCTTGATGTCGTCGCCTCACTTATGTTACTGATGTCACTAACTTTGAAGGGGTTTAACACAGTGCCTAGTGGAACTACTTTTTATGTAGCTTTCCATTACAACCCAAAGTTTTACAACCTTAATTATGTTGGTGCTACtctgtaaaacattttgttgatGAGATGCTACTGTCTGTTTGAGGCTGGTTTTGGCCTCATTGTCTGTCTTATTATAGCATGTTGGTGTGATTTATAGAAGTTGATGTCCCACTGACAGAAGTGATAGAAAAGACAACAGCAATGTGTGCCCTGTTTTGTTGCACCCACATTGATATGcacagtttgtgtgtattaAGTCAAAGAGAAAAACTAAGAATGCAATTCAACCAAATCATTTTCTATTCTTTATGAAGTCTTTATcaggtgtttgttttaataCACCTAAGAATATTTTATAGATTTGTAGTTGCAGATTTTACTATTCATTTTAACACAGTTTTCACTGACAGCCTTCTTTATTACACCAACTCTTGTTCACTGTTTTGAAATCACCTTTCAGATATTTTTGCCTTTTAATAGAATATGTAATATGTTAATTGTTTGGGTGAAATGCAATATTTATGTACAGATCCAATTTGTCTGTCTTGGTGTACATGAATAAAACTTTGTCTCTTTAGCAGGTGTAATTTGTTGTCCTTCAGGTGAAACAAAACTTGCTAGAAGTTTTCATTGATGTCATCATACAGCCAGTGTTTAGGGTTAGGTTTGGTGAGGGGCGCAGCGTTCTGTGGAACGCTACAAAAGCACAGGCACTCCGGGGACAATGGGTATTAAAATTACTTTAAAAGGGTTTTaaggcagggttagggttacatGTAAAATAGTCATGAATCGCTTCTCTAAAAAGGAGCTTTAAAAGGTTTAATTTCCAAGCAGACCTAAGACGAGGCAAGAATAATTGACTCATTCTGAGCAATGGGTTTATTGTAGTaggaaaaaaaggacatttaagCGTGCAATTGTTCTCTTACAGCTGGTAATcagtattaaaaaataaatgcttatcGTCTTTTAATGTCAAATATTTTCTGTAACTCATTTACACAGTAAGACTTGATGCAATTCAAATGAAGTTCCAGCTCTTTATTCCACtcattactgccatctgctggcaAGTAGGAAACTAGGAATTGCAACGAAAATGAAAAGGATCCATCATAAACCCTGGTGTCAAAAATATCACTAAAAGCATAAACTTTCTCTCAGTACAGTCATTATTGCGTTCCATTCTCTGAGCAAATGCACAAAACCAAACATAAAAACTGTTAATGATATATatgcatctttaaaaatgttaattgtattttgtttaaaaaaatcacagtgcTGCAACACAAATTCAGTtccttttgaaaaatgaatccagAGTTCCCGCACTTCCACCTTGGGACTTCTGTCGCTTTGGTTGTGGTCCTGACTTGCCTCTGCTCTTTGTCTTTCCCCGGGAGGACTGAGCTGTGCCTGCTGTTCCAACTCTGAGAGGAGTTTCAGAGACATTGGAAGAGGAAGAGTTGGTTGTCGGTCCTGAGGATGAGGAAAGGGAATTCTGCAGGTCCAGGGCAAAGTGATAGTCATGGTGTTCAGGCATTTCCCAGACCAGCACCTCTTTGCCACAGCGTTCACAGGTTAACAGGTCTTCTGTGGCCACATTGGGAAGATGGTTAATTAATTCTTGATcaatctcctcttcatctttaacattttcaaacggGGACTGATGGGATGCAAACACAGTTTGTTGTCCATGTTGTTCTGACTCAACAGCATCAATATCTTCAGTGTCTTCTTTATTAACAGGCGTATTACATGTTAAAACTGAAGTCTGTACATTTCTTTCAAGACTTTTCTTCtggaagaaagaggaaatgCCAGAATTAGGGCTTGGTGATCCATTTTTAGAGTTAGAGTGGAGGGTAAGAGAAGGGACAGGGCATCTGGTATCAGTAGCAGAGGTTTTATGAGAAGGTGGTTGGGTAATCCTGCagtcctcatcttcatcctcctcttcaagaTCTATGGTAACCCTCTGTCTTTGATTCTCCTTTACATTCTGAAAGAAGGACTGGATGGAGCTGGGATTTTTGCATGCGGGGTCGTTTTTCTGTTGAGATGGTGTCTGGGTGGAGGACTGAGTGTTGGAGAAAAGACTCTGGGTTGCTGTGACATCGCTGGAGAGAAAGCCTGCAATGCCCCCTGCTGATGGAGCATCGCTGAATTTGCTTGCAGAAAGATGGAGCAGGGTGAGGGGTGGAGTCCTGGGGAAACAAGGAAAAGATCACACCAGATCTCTCCAACCGATCATTCTAAATATCTTACTGTAGCATGATATTCTTATTACCATGCTGCCTGGTGGTTCCCTGCTGTGTTGAGGCTCTTGATAATAGCAAAGCTGTCAGTGGATAATTTGGTGGCTTCGTAACGCACTAAAGCACAACATCGAGAGAAGCTGCTCGGCCTCTTATCACCAAGCTGACGCACACCAACCGTCAAACACTTGGCCACACGACCATTCTGTACAGCGGTTAAACAAATGACAGGAAACACGGTTATATTCAGTGTATAAAAATTTGCCTGGGAACCAAGCAAGTATGAGGAAGTAGGTTTTACCGCCATGAATAAGTAACACAACCACACAGGTTCTTTTTCTCACCACATCTTTGTCCTTAGTCAGCCGCTCCTCCAGCTCAAGCGCCAGTTGACGTAGCCAGTACTGTACCTACACAATTTATTATTATCAGCTGACATCAAGACTTTATGAAATTATACTTCATATGTGTTAAAAACTATTCAACATGTGTCTAATGGCATGGACTAACCAACCTCTCTCAAAGTTTCAGCCAATGAGACTTAAAGAGATTGGACCTCAACTTTATACCTTGATGtaagagaagaggaaaagagtGATGTTTAGGTACCTGCTCCTTTGTAGACAGCGATGTCTTCCCAGGGAAGTTTTTACTGCAGCCGATGGACTTAGGAAGCTGTCTCGGTTTCACCGCTTCAAAGTCAATCCCCCGGCACAAATCGTACAGCCACTGACTGCAGAGAAACGTTTTTGTGGTTGATTATCGAGTATAGATAAAATGCTTGGACGTCATATTTTTTCACATAAGTCCTCTAAGGTTTAAGATAAACACTTTTccctcttgtgtgtttttaatcataCACTTTTGTTACCATATATGTCATGACAAGGAAAGTGTGAGTTAAGACAAACTCAAGAAGCAGTGTACtgactttttttgtaaattaacattaaaataatgattGTGTCATTGTGTATCTGGCCTGTCTTACCCTGTCTTTTCTCCAAAGTGTTGTCCCAGTTGGGCCTGAGAGAAGCCGGTAAGATCTCCAATGTTCTTTACTCCCAGAGTTTCTGTAATGGAGGTTCCCAGTTTACCCCCCAAGTTGCGTctaaacaggagagaaaaaaaacaaacaatgcaagAGTGCAGTATATTATTGgtctacatttgtttttatatcagtatGAGTGTTATTTCTGAAGAGATATTTCTTAACGGTGGAGTAGTGCTTTTTACTCACATCTTGCCGATTGGTAGAGAGTTGAAAAGTTCTGTCACAGAGTCCAAAGGTATAACAGTTTGCCGGTTTGGTTTGTTCAGACCACATGCTAATTTTGCCAATACCTGGGGGGAAAAGTACACATTCAACTCTGACTTTAACAAAGAAACATATTGCTTTAAAGTATTGCTCCCTCCTAACTGTTTGAAtgagacaaaagagagaggtTTTCTTACCTTATTGTGCGATATCCCGGCTGAACATCTGAAGCCCGTAACTTTCTCCACGGCGGCCCTCATTTCCTCCACAACGAGTGCACCCACAGTTAGCTGCAGATCTGCAGAGCTCTGCTCTCCAAGCAGGGAGACAGATGAGGATGCCAGCCACTGCAGGAGACCTCTAGACCTTTgctcctctaaaaaaaaaaaaaaaaaggttcaaactgTACCTGAGTATTGTGGCTTTGTTAGGTGTCCCTTTTAACAACAGCCTTTTGTATCCAGtatgaacaaaataaatacagactGTTGGCCTACCTTTATCGCAGGCAGCATCTTCTACAGATGCTTCCTGTTCTGGTAGGCTTTGTGGGTAACCCTGAACGTAGGTTGCCTTCAACAGTTGAGGATCAATTTGTTTGTCGGTCATTGTTTTCAGCCGCTGCTGTACGGTAGCAGTCAGATCCATGTAGGCCTCATCGATGCTGGCCCGCTCAACCACAGCGAAGCGAGACATCACCTCAATCACCTCCACACTAGCCTCTCTGTAACTACAAGAGTGAGAAGGTTGTTTTCTTCACAACTGCTCACAGAAGTGGAAGGATGGAAAAACGTGCAGTTACTGTTTGATTCTACAATCCatttgtagaattgtagaataaaacagttttatggCATAGAAACGTTATACAGTCAATCACAAGGACTTACTGGGTCAGGTCTGCTTTGCCATGGGACTCACGCACTCGTGCCACTTGGAGATCTGGGCACAGTTTCTTTGCATCGTCCACCCACATGTTTCTAGTGACACCATGGGCCCTGGCCTCGTAACTCACAGCTATGATACTAAcacagatgatgatgatattaagTTCAGAACCACATTGAAGAGTTGTGTTTACAAACCATGAAAACTTGTTAAACCAAGTGGAGTTGGTGATTATATTTGGGGAATAAAGGCGGGTAAGTTGCCAACACAGAGACAGgtatttaaatgatcaatgCAACTGAGCATACACAATCTGGCTGGATAACAGCACTGAGTAAAAGTAGACACCTTCTGACCCTGAAGAGACTTTGGGATTTACTGAGTGATGTGATCCAGATCCTTCTTTGCGTGGCAGTCTTGTCAGATTGCATtgatcacaaaaacaaaaaaaaagacttctctGTGTCAGAAACTCACCTGCCTCCTTTCCACGTCTTGTACTGAGCCACCACACAGGGAGTATTCCTCAGGGCTGGGTCGATCCTCTGCTCCACCTGAACGTAAAAGCAGTCCATGTCCACTAACGCCACCACCCTCTCCTTTCCGTGCTCCATTACACAAGAGGAGACCAAATCAGCGAgagtgaaacacacaaacaggtcgGTGTTCTCACCCCCGCTAGTTTATCCCACAGACTGTAACAATGTATCCGTTTATCCGGACAGATGCCTCTAATTCCCGTCGCTTTGTATTTCGCGCAGTTGTCAAAAGTTACATAAATACGTCATCAGTAGTCCGCGTGGACCACAAAGGCGGCCATCATGGTGAGGACTTTATAACTACAGGAGCCcagacatttaaaaaggaaTCAGCAACCGACCAGCGTATGGACTGTAAACGGGGCGTTTTAACTCCAGGCTGGTGAATAAGAAGTTCAAAACTCGATATTTGACTTTACTATTCTGTGTAATGCTGCTGTCACGGTTGTCCTATATGCAAAACGTCAAACGCGATGAGTTTGGCGGGAAAACATCGCCATCTACTGGCTAAGTAAAAAATGAATATACAAATGAATGCTTCTGTCTAATATTTACATCAGCAAGTTTTATATTTGTCATCATGCTGGAGAACAGTAGGTAAGAAATTGATAAATTAGAGTATGTGTTTGCCCTAGGGCAGGATTatcaattgtaaaaaaaatcattccttCCAAGCAAGGCTGCCCATAAGGGGGGGCAAAGTTTTGGGGGGTTAGGAAAGACACGATCCATCCCAAATTGAAGCAATAATGAGCACATTTTATGTTAAACCTAAAAAGTCTCCATTTCTtagtaaaacacaaaatgtgcatCATATTAACTGTTTCCGGTTTTGAAATGTAAACCCTCTCTTCTGAAACTGGTATgagcgttttgtttttttggtagTTTTGTTATACTGAAGGGCCTGTAATGgcaattttcttttcttttttcctttgctCCAATTATTGCCATTAATACACAGGTAGGGGTGAAGTCTTACGCAGATGCAAACAATGATTTTCCAGCCGTTattaaagttgagttgaaggtTTATTGAAGTGACTTGATGGggatatgaaaacaaaaaaaaacataccatttCCAGTGAAGCGTAGCCAGTAGAATGAATGAATTGTAGTTTGTCTGAGTGCTGGTCTGAAACATGAATGACGGTCTGGTGAGAACTGTCTGTGCTCCCCTCTCCTGTCACATGTGCCACACGCCCCTGTGCATTCAGTGTCCCAAGTGAAAAATAATATATTCCGATAAATCTAATTATACAACATGCCAACGATAAACATAAAATGGCTCCTGCAGGGCCTATTGAACTTAAATGTAAGGCCAGCAAAGTTGGACTCTGTAAAGCCATCCCAGGACCtgcaacaaacttttttttcactcagcTCCAACAGCTGAATGGAGACAGGCCCAGGAGGCAAATATTAGCCAGGAGGTTAGCACTAGTGCTACTGAACCAACATGCATTGATAGGTTattcataaatatattttgggGAGGGCACTTTTACTTGGCATTTTAGGGGCCCAGGCATTTCTGTTAGCAGGCCTGCTTGTaataaaaaattttttttaaaaagcatatcATGGACTAAGTCGGCCTATATTAGAttattttgtgttgtctgtttAAAACTCAAACTTTTGTTGAACTCATTGCTGTGACATTAAAGTcaaattcttttatttttagtttattttacagctttattatttatttatgaataacGATTGGTCTTCCAAAACAAACTGTACACATTTTATAGATAACtacattcattttaaagctTATTTTCTTCTGCAGAACTGGTTCAGTTTAACTTTGAAGAtcagttttcaaaatgttcaactgagaaaggaagtacaaaaaacaaaataggggAAATGCACTTTTGATCATCTTGCATCATAGCCAGACGATCTACACCACAGGAAAAGGTGAAGAACGCTCAAATCGCTCATTTTTCTGGAAACACGGCTTCAGACATGACTTCTCCATTTTCCCCTTACCTGATACTCACTGCGCTCTTAGGTAAGTCATAACTTGGGCTAAATGAGAATGTTGTGCAGAAATTATAAAGAAACTTGTGTAATATATTTGGAGTCTTGAGTCTTTGAGTCGATAAATATGTGTTAAATTAATTCAATGCTAAGTCTTGATATTTGTAACAGATGTAAGCAAATAGCTAAATACACAATGTATGTGAAAGCACCTCTTAAAATGAGCATCTGCTATTGTTTTCTCAGGATTTCACTGTGAAATCATTACAGTGAGTAAGGTGTCAGTTAAAGCCAGAGGCTCCATCTCCATCCCATGCCTCTATGAGCCGCCTTACAGAAACCATGTGAAATACTTGTGTAGAGGACATTCCTGGCTGCTCTGCTCaaatgaagtgaaaacaaaccAGACAGAAGCTACATGGAAATATTCTATCTCTGATGACACAAGCCAAAGAATCTTCACTGTGACTATTAACGATCTGGAAGATTACACAGATGACACTTGTTACTGGTGTGCTGTTCAACTTAAAAGGAAGAAAGATGACGGCAAAAGATTTCAGCTGTCCATCACGAAAGGTAAGTTCCCTTGAAATCCTCCTAAGAAGCATATCAGTGGGGAAATATGTTTCAGATAAGCAACAACATGTTACACAACCAAActatgcattttttattttgtgcttttttttttttttaagatatgcCAAGTCTGTATGTGGACCATCAGAAAATAACAGCATTCGAAAGAGGAAGTGTGACTGTTATGTGCCGCTATAAATATCTAAAAGTAACAGAGTGGTGCCGGCTTGGAAGCACCTGTGTGACAAAACAGACTGGATCAATAGGTGGAACAACAGTGACCATCAATGAAACTGTCCCGAATGTTTACAATGTGACTATGAGTGGACTGACGACAGCATGCAGCGGCTGGTATTGGTGCACCAATGGAGACTTTCAGATCCCAGTGCATATAATGGTTCACAAATTAGCCTCAACAACAACTGAGAAAATTACAGTGAACACCAAAACAGCAAGTATGAAACAAAACCAATTGTCAAGCTGTTACAATAATGAGGCCATATATAGTGACACACCAAAGGTTAGACAGATAGCACAATAAACTATCGTGTGATAATTCCtgcagtgaaaaacattttcatgacaacaaCCAAACAGTTTCACATGTCATATATTatcaaaacatgtatttaatcTACACAATGGATCTTCATGATATTTGTACGCCAACCACACAGGGACACGCCGAACATCTACGCAGCCTTCTTTCAAGCCAAAAACAACTTTGCCCAAAAACTCCATCAAAAGCCCGGAAGGTGGAGAGAGCCTGCAAGATGAACTGGAGAGGTAAGTTCAATTCTGTTTTACATATCTTCTGCATATCATTCCTTCTACACTCTTTGCCTTTAACGATACAGCACTGCTGTTTCTATAAACTCTGTAAAAtccttttaaaaacaactaaatatttaaacatgggattctgttttcttctttttttcatcattaatCTCTGTAAAGCACAGATTGTACTTTTAAAAGTTAATGTAACAAAGTTGAACTGTGCTAAATCCTGAGTTGTAGTTTGATaagttaaacttaaaaaaagaatagtgTATGTAAAGGAGAATATTCCCATTATCAAGCTCATTATTGTAAATTCAATGACCCTCTGATTTGCATTTATCTTGCAGCTCCACTACGGTTATGATCGTCGTTGCCCTCGTCTTACTGCTCTTGTTAGTTGCTGCAGCCTTTTTTGCATGGTGGAGGATAAGACATAGTGAGTCAGTTGCAAACTCTACTGCTGAAAAATCTCAGGATTTAAGATATCTGTTTTATTAACATATATTTTTCAAATTGAATATTTCTTAGAAACAACCCAGCCTGGGGCG is part of the Labrus bergylta chromosome 10, fLabBer1.1, whole genome shotgun sequence genome and encodes:
- the polh gene encoding DNA polymerase eta isoform X2, yielding MEHGKERVVALVDMDCFYVQVEQRIDPALRNTPCVVAQYKTWKGGSIIAVSYEARAHGVTRNMWVDDAKKLCPDLQVARVRESHGKADLTHYREASVEVIEVMSRFAVVERASIDEAYMDLTATVQQRLKTMTDKQIDPQLLKATYVQGYPQSLPEQEASVEDAACDKEEQRSRGLLQWLASSSVSLLGEQSSADLQLTVGALVVEEMRAAVEKVTGFRCSAGISHNKVLAKLACGLNKPNRQTVIPLDSVTELFNSLPIGKIRNLGGKLGTSITETLGVKNIGDLTGFSQAQLGQHFGEKTGQWLYDLCRGIDFEAVKPRQLPKSIGCSKNFPGKTSLSTKEQVQYWLRQLALELEERLTKDKDVNGRVAKCLTVGVRQLGDKRPSSFSRCCALVRYEATKLSTDSFAIIKSLNTAGNHQAAWTPPLTLLHLSASKFSDAPSAGGIAGFLSNTQSSTQTPSQQKNDPACKNPSSIQSFFQNVKENQRQRVTIDLEEEDEDEDCRITQPPSHKTSATDTRCPVPSLTLHSNSKNGSPSPNSGISSFFQKKSLERNVQTSVLTCNTPVNKEDTEDIDAVESEQHGQQTVFASHQSPFENVKDEEEIDQELINHLPNVATEDLLTCERCGKEVLVWEMPEHHDYHFALDLQNSLSSSSGPTTNSSSSNVSETPLRVGTAGTAQSSRGKTKSRGKSGPQPKRQKSQGGSAGTLDSFFKRN
- the polh gene encoding DNA polymerase eta isoform X1, whose protein sequence is MEHGKERVVALVDMDCFYVQVEQRIDPALRNTPCVVAQYKTWKGGSIIAVSYEARAHGVTRNMWVDDAKKLCPDLQVARVRESHGKADLTHYREASVEVIEVMSRFAVVERASIDEAYMDLTATVQQRLKTMTDKQIDPQLLKATYVQGYPQSLPEQEASVEDAACDKEEQRSRGLLQWLASSSVSLLGEQSSADLQLTVGALVVEEMRAAVEKVTGFRCSAGISHNKVLAKLACGLNKPNRQTVIPLDSVTELFNSLPIGKIRNLGGKLGTSITETLGVKNIGDLTGFSQAQLGQHFGEKTGQWLYDLCRGIDFEAVKPRQLPKSIGCSKNFPGKTSLSTKEQVQYWLRQLALELEERLTKDKDVNGRVAKCLTVGVRQLGDKRPSSFSRCCALVRYEATKLSTDSFAIIKSLNTAGNHQAAWTPPLTLLHLSASKFSDAPSAGGIAGFLSSDVTATQSLFSNTQSSTQTPSQQKNDPACKNPSSIQSFFQNVKENQRQRVTIDLEEEDEDEDCRITQPPSHKTSATDTRCPVPSLTLHSNSKNGSPSPNSGISSFFQKKSLERNVQTSVLTCNTPVNKEDTEDIDAVESEQHGQQTVFASHQSPFENVKDEEEIDQELINHLPNVATEDLLTCERCGKEVLVWEMPEHHDYHFALDLQNSLSSSSGPTTNSSSSNVSETPLRVGTAGTAQSSRGKTKSRGKSGPQPKRQKSQGGSAGTLDSFFKRN